The following proteins come from a genomic window of Rhodospirillales bacterium:
- a CDS encoding NRDE family protein yields MCTIVILRRPGHAWPVLIAANRDEMADRAWHPPGRHWPEHPAVVAGRDDLAGGTWLGLNDHGVVAAVLNRINTLGPAPGFRSRGELPLMALDYADARSAVAALGRLHPADYRPFNMIVVDRDDGYWLRVDHDRSGSGSDDAGTMTVDRLPAGLSMITAYDLNDLRSPRIRCYLPQFEAAPVPDPASGDWKSWRQLLGERAGEADAGPGGAMTVATLTGFGTVCSTLIALPGAAGAERTTCWLFAAGPPDRVPFTPIAP; encoded by the coding sequence ATGTGCACCATCGTAATTCTCCGCCGGCCCGGCCATGCTTGGCCGGTCCTGATCGCCGCCAACCGGGACGAGATGGCCGATCGGGCGTGGCACCCGCCGGGGCGGCACTGGCCGGAGCATCCGGCTGTGGTTGCCGGCCGCGACGACCTCGCCGGCGGCACCTGGCTCGGCCTCAACGACCACGGCGTGGTCGCAGCGGTGCTCAACCGCATCAACACGCTCGGCCCGGCGCCGGGCTTTCGCTCGCGCGGCGAACTGCCGCTGATGGCGCTCGATTACGCCGACGCCCGCAGCGCCGTCGCGGCGCTCGGGCGCCTGCACCCTGCGGACTATCGCCCCTTCAACATGATCGTCGTCGACCGCGACGACGGCTACTGGCTGAGGGTCGATCACGATCGCTCCGGCTCCGGCTCCGACGACGCCGGCACGATGACCGTAGACCGCCTGCCGGCCGGACTGTCGATGATCACCGCCTATGACCTCAACGATCTCCGGTCGCCGCGCATCCGCTGCTACCTGCCGCAGTTCGAAGCGGCGCCGGTCCCGGATCCCGCTTCCGGCGACTGGAAAAGCTGGCGGCAGTTGCTGGGCGAGCGCGCCGGCGAGGCGGACGCCGGACCGGGAGGCGCCATGACCGTCGCCACCTTGACCGGCTTCGGCACCGTCTGCTCCACCCTGATCGCGCTCCCCGGCGCCGCCGGCGCCGAGCGCACGACGTGCTGGTTGTTCGCAGCGGGACCGCCCGATCGCGTTCCGTTCACGCCGATCGCTCCTTGA
- a CDS encoding phosphoribosylaminoimidazolesuccinocarboxamide synthase: MARRRQIFEGRAKILFEGPEPGTLVQYFKDESSSSSSPKRNVITGKGVINNRISEYLMSRLGEIGVPTHFVRRLNMREQLVREVEMVPIKVVVRNIAAGEFATRFGLAEGTALPRSIVEYHHKSEELGDPLVSEEHVTAFGWAVPQDLDEIMSLSLRVNDFLSGLFLGIGMRLVDLSLEFGRLWEDEQVRIVLADEISPDSCRLWDMRNSDRLVRDQTIAEVEKAPAAYQEVAKRLGILPESGPADLKGPEIMQ; this comes from the coding sequence ATGGCCCGTCGCAGGCAGATCTTCGAAGGCAGGGCAAAGATCCTGTTCGAAGGACCGGAACCGGGTACATTGGTTCAATATTTCAAGGACGAGTCGTCGTCGTCTTCCTCTCCCAAGCGCAACGTCATCACCGGCAAGGGCGTCATCAATAATCGCATCTCCGAGTACCTGATGAGCCGGCTCGGCGAAATCGGCGTTCCCACCCACTTCGTCCGCCGCCTCAACATGCGCGAACAACTGGTGCGGGAAGTGGAGATGGTGCCGATCAAGGTGGTGGTCCGCAACATAGCTGCGGGCGAGTTCGCCACCCGCTTCGGCCTCGCGGAAGGCACGGCGCTGCCGCGCTCGATCGTCGAGTATCACCACAAGTCGGAGGAGTTGGGCGACCCGCTGGTCTCCGAGGAGCATGTCACCGCCTTTGGTTGGGCGGTGCCGCAGGATCTTGACGAGATCATGTCGCTGTCGTTGCGGGTCAACGACTTCCTCAGCGGCCTGTTCCTCGGCATCGGCATGCGGCTGGTGGATCTCTCGCTGGAGTTCGGGCGGCTGTGGGAGGACGAGCAGGTACGCATCGTCCTCGCCGACGAAATCAGCCCGGACTCGTGCCGGCTATGGGACATGCGCAACTCGGACCGCTTGGTGCGCGACCAGACCATCGCGGAGGTCGAGAAGGCGCCGGCCGCCTATCAGGAAGTGGCCAAGCGCCTCGGCATCCTGCCCGAAAGCGGCCCCGCGGACCTCAAGGGCCCCGAGATCATGCAATAG
- the purS gene encoding phosphoribosylformylglycinamidine synthase subunit PurS, producing MKAKIHVTLKSGVLDPQGKAVEHALAAIGFGGVERVRQGKYIELDLAESDPERAHAKVDAMCRQLLANTVIENYTFRLGD from the coding sequence GTGAAGGCTAAGATCCACGTTACGCTGAAGTCGGGCGTACTCGACCCGCAGGGCAAAGCCGTTGAGCATGCTTTGGCGGCGATCGGCTTCGGCGGCGTCGAGCGGGTCCGCCAGGGCAAATACATCGAGCTGGACCTGGCGGAGTCGGATCCCGAAAGAGCGCACGCCAAGGTCGACGCCATGTGCCGGCAGTTGCTCGCCAACACGGTGATCGAGAACTATACATTCCGGCTGGGGGACTGA
- the purQ gene encoding phosphoribosylformylglycinamidine synthase subunit PurQ yields the protein MKAAVIVFPGSNCDRDAAVALERISGSPPLMLWHKDTVVPRLDLIVVPGGFSFGDYLRAGAMAARSPIMRGVAEQARAGTPVLGICNGFQVLCEAGLLPGVLMHNAGIRFVCREVHLRVDNNLTLFTRRYAAGDVLRVPIAHNEGNFFADDATVHELEGEGRVVFRYCRPDGMLDDDANPNGSVAAIAGIINKQGNVLGMMPHPERAWEPRLGGTDGRALFESVVTALA from the coding sequence ATGAAGGCTGCAGTCATCGTCTTTCCCGGCTCCAACTGCGACCGGGACGCCGCCGTGGCCCTGGAGCGGATCAGCGGGTCGCCGCCGTTGATGCTGTGGCACAAGGACACGGTGGTGCCGCGGCTCGACCTCATCGTCGTTCCTGGCGGGTTCTCTTTCGGCGACTACTTGCGCGCCGGCGCCATGGCGGCGCGCTCACCGATCATGCGCGGCGTGGCGGAGCAGGCGCGGGCGGGAACGCCGGTGCTCGGCATCTGCAACGGCTTCCAGGTGCTGTGCGAGGCGGGGCTACTGCCGGGGGTGCTGATGCACAACGCCGGCATCAGGTTCGTCTGCCGCGAGGTGCACTTGCGCGTCGACAACAACCTAACTTTGTTCACGAGGCGCTACGCCGCGGGTGACGTTCTGCGCGTGCCCATCGCCCACAACGAAGGCAACTTCTTCGCGGACGACGCTACCGTTCACGAACTGGAAGGGGAGGGACGGGTGGTGTTCCGCTACTGCCGACCAGACGGTATGCTTGACGATGACGCCAATCCCAATGGGTCGGTGGCCGCCATTGCCGGCATTATAAACAAGCAGGGCAACGTGCTCGGCATGATGCCGCATCCGGAACGGGCGTGGGAGCCGCGGCTCGGCGGCACCGACGGCCGCGCCTTGTTCGAGAGCGTGGTGACGGCACTCGCATGA